A genome region from Pseudomonas pergaminensis includes the following:
- a CDS encoding response regulator, which yields MREMNVVIADDHPIVLVGVREIVQRDSRYRLVGEAVSSSQLIELLRAHRPQVLITDFNMPGDDTYGDGLKLIEYILRHFADTQVLVLTMISNSLILTRLQELGVAGVIQKNHLHGEIEKALGAISAQRNYQAPAPAATSVLGSAYQVQERFQSLSPREMEVLRLFVTGMSVSDIARQLSRSNKTVSAQKISAMRKLEVDSDQALLTYCIEARQFQ from the coding sequence ATGCGAGAAATGAATGTCGTCATTGCCGACGACCACCCGATCGTACTGGTGGGCGTGCGCGAGATTGTGCAACGTGATTCACGTTATCGCCTGGTGGGCGAGGCCGTCAGTTCCAGCCAGTTGATCGAACTGTTACGCGCGCACCGGCCGCAAGTGCTGATCACTGATTTCAACATGCCGGGCGACGACACCTACGGCGATGGCTTGAAACTGATCGAGTACATCCTGCGGCACTTCGCCGACACCCAGGTGCTGGTGCTGACCATGATCTCCAACAGCCTGATCCTCACCCGTCTACAGGAACTGGGGGTGGCAGGCGTGATCCAGAAAAACCACCTGCACGGCGAAATCGAAAAAGCCCTGGGCGCCATCAGTGCCCAGCGCAATTACCAGGCGCCTGCGCCTGCGGCAACGTCGGTGTTGGGCAGCGCGTACCAGGTGCAGGAGCGTTTCCAGAGCCTGTCGCCGCGGGAAATGGAAGTGTTGCGTTTATTCGTGACGGGCATGAGCGTCAGTGACATCGCGCGGCAGTTGAGCCGTAGCAACAAGACCGTCAGCGCGCAGAAAATCTCGGCCATGCGCAAGCTGGAAGTCGACAGCGACCAGGCATTGCTGACCTATTGCATCGAGGCCCGGCAGTTCCAGTAG
- a CDS encoding fimbrial protein — MKALTWILLIVAGTALAQPAEQAQIDVTGKLITPPCTARFPSTQQVELGKVNLNQLADDSAGATDVPLVFDCQANSHVSLTLSAGLGSVDSHTLLTSRPALGLQLGLLNKGAKADFSLGKTGTWPIIDEPLELTLRVKPVSLGELPDAGSYSALLLMQVTYR; from the coding sequence ATGAAGGCGCTCACCTGGATTCTGCTGATCGTGGCCGGCACCGCCCTCGCGCAACCGGCGGAGCAAGCGCAGATCGACGTCACCGGCAAGCTGATCACCCCACCCTGTACGGCGCGCTTTCCAAGCACGCAACAGGTGGAGCTGGGCAAGGTCAACCTCAACCAGTTAGCCGACGACAGCGCCGGCGCCACCGACGTGCCGCTGGTGTTCGATTGCCAAGCCAACAGCCACGTCAGCCTTACGCTCTCTGCCGGGCTGGGAAGCGTCGACAGCCACACCCTGCTCACCAGCCGCCCGGCGCTGGGGTTGCAGCTTGGTTTGCTGAATAAAGGCGCGAAGGCTGATTTCAGCCTGGGTAAAACCGGCACCTGGCCGATAATCGACGAACCCTTGGAACTGACCCTGCGGGTCAAGCCCGTGTCCCTGGGTGAACTGCCCGACGCGGGCAGCTACAGCGCGCTGTTGTTGATGCAGGTCACCTACCGCTGA
- a CDS encoding fimbrial protein yields MKTSLFALALFSATAQAADTVNITVSGTLTRPPCALNTGTTLTAAFGNVRTDQVATTETVALPVRMTCPAGSSLNVSFTANNGTYTATVAKTTADNLGVSLLWADDTAANLTGTTKTYSNLSGTVDISLKAKLVERGTLAPGAFTSSMVMTLNYL; encoded by the coding sequence ATGAAAACTTCGCTGTTCGCCCTGGCGTTGTTCAGCGCCACCGCCCAGGCCGCCGACACGGTGAATATCACCGTCAGCGGCACCCTCACCCGCCCACCCTGTGCGCTGAACACCGGCACCACCCTCACGGCTGCGTTCGGCAATGTGCGCACCGACCAGGTGGCAACCACCGAAACCGTAGCGTTGCCGGTACGCATGACGTGCCCGGCGGGCTCATCGCTGAACGTCAGCTTCACCGCCAACAACGGCACCTACACCGCCACCGTGGCCAAGACCACCGCCGACAATCTCGGTGTGTCGTTACTCTGGGCGGACGACACTGCAGCGAACCTCACCGGCACCACCAAGACGTACAGCAACCTCAGCGGCACCGTGGACATCAGCCTCAAGGCAAAGCTGGTCGAGCGTGGCACGCTGGCGCCTGGCGCATTTACGTCGTCCATGGTCATGACCCTCAATTACCTATGA
- a CDS encoding fimbrial protein, with translation MIVNIRNRVTLALWAGVLCCLSFQAQALIGGNVECGTPGYPTYGYRFQPGEAINVEYSATCTIRRAFPYAAGVNTSITYGTGYNHAALQFVDPSSWTVLPQLDIGKFSGICLGGTCQRLPLNTVVRYRYNLVGTAPRTTGTRNVQVRIGVTSLNYLAWAEWFLDMPFVYTVYTPACTLSSPSAVNLRFGNISNADLSSQVQSTTVSVKCATAVQATATLRPSQAVVNATTGVSRTTLAGLNMQAIWTDSYNPVDFSGVRNLQLKTGSNNVNLSFKPQLVAGQSPTGAFQSQYTLTIDYR, from the coding sequence ATGATCGTGAATATACGCAACCGCGTGACACTGGCGCTGTGGGCCGGCGTGCTTTGCTGCCTGTCATTTCAGGCGCAGGCACTGATCGGCGGCAACGTCGAATGCGGAACGCCGGGCTACCCGACCTATGGCTACCGTTTCCAGCCGGGTGAAGCGATCAATGTCGAGTACAGCGCCACGTGCACGATTCGCCGTGCCTTTCCCTACGCGGCAGGCGTGAACACCAGCATTACCTACGGGACGGGCTACAACCATGCCGCACTGCAGTTTGTAGACCCCTCCAGCTGGACCGTTCTGCCGCAACTTGATATTGGTAAATTCAGTGGAATCTGCCTGGGTGGTACGTGCCAGCGATTGCCCCTCAACACAGTGGTGCGCTATCGCTACAACCTGGTGGGCACCGCGCCCAGAACCACCGGCACGCGCAACGTGCAAGTACGTATTGGCGTGACCTCACTTAACTACCTGGCATGGGCCGAATGGTTCCTGGATATGCCTTTTGTGTACACCGTCTACACACCGGCATGCACGCTGAGCTCGCCCAGTGCCGTCAACCTGCGCTTCGGCAACATCAGCAACGCCGACCTCAGCAGCCAGGTGCAATCCACCACGGTGTCGGTCAAGTGTGCGACCGCCGTGCAAGCCACGGCCACCCTGAGGCCGAGCCAGGCCGTGGTCAACGCCACAACCGGGGTATCACGCACCACGCTGGCCGGCTTGAACATGCAGGCGATCTGGACCGACTCCTACAACCCGGTGGACTTCAGCGGCGTGCGCAACCTGCAACTGAAGACTGGCAGCAACAACGTCAATCTCAGTTTCAAACCGCAACTGGTCGCCGGCCAGTCGCCCACCGGTGCATTCCAAAGCCAATACACCCTGACCATCGATTACCGCTGA
- a CDS encoding fimbria/pilus outer membrane usher protein, which yields MHRSFPFTRRRAVKAFGCPLVAAVALHLAPAQAGYEFDASFLEIGGGQSSAAVKQQVSAMSEGQLPGIYRVDVLVNQHAVDQRDVRFVRATGTADRSATGLFPCLDADFLRAQGVAETALQNRSDADPTCVAFDQGLAGVVYDYDFNRQLLSIDIPQAYLGSIAFEVRRRQWSTGENVAFTNYSFSGSTTESDSGRRQNQFGSLRSGINAGAWRLRNFSTWQKGTGDTGRWESMETYAQRDMGNMMAIATLGDATTEGDLFDAIPYRGVGIASDLDMLPDQSREFAPVVRGIANGRSRVIIRQRGYVIHEQWVPSGPFALTDLYPTASNGDIEVTVEGPDGQRQVYTQSFSSVPYMLREGQQSYSLFAGQYRPAQSAFAQETPAFLQASLRRGLSGSTTLFGASLLSDQYNAGLLGFAHDFAGFGAISVDVTHARSDAMGHEKTSASGQSFRFRYSKSLAATDTNFSLIGYRYSTGSYYSFNEALNSRNAGQTLDTYRRGHMKSNFTANVSQQLGGYGGVYANVSKTAYWDRGHADTSIQLGYSVSAGSVSYSLGLGLNKGADSNDRSLSLSVSMPLGSPRNQRVTASMNQSARGAASRTATLSGNAFDDDTLAYSAGVAQQVNGAQRQTGGTFAAQYDAPSAIVRGAYNESTGNRQLDLGVEGSVVAYGSNLMFSQPLGETNVIVATPGAADVAITNKRGVRTNANGYTVVPSALPYRKNRVSLDTQSMSADIDIAEPVQEVTPNRGAFVLADFDTRRGKRILFRISDTQGEAAPFAARAELFAIDGRSLGNTLVADKGRLFLTGVPPEARLMISVDGQPWCSRDLKLNDDGPAEGGITQINLQCERAAGGSGAKDS from the coding sequence ATGCACCGTTCATTCCCATTCACGCGCCGTCGCGCCGTGAAGGCTTTCGGCTGTCCGCTCGTGGCTGCCGTTGCCTTGCACCTGGCCCCCGCACAAGCCGGCTACGAGTTCGATGCCTCGTTCCTCGAGATCGGCGGTGGGCAGAGTTCGGCGGCGGTGAAACAACAGGTCAGCGCCATGAGCGAAGGCCAGTTGCCGGGAATCTACCGGGTCGATGTGCTAGTCAACCAACACGCTGTCGACCAGCGCGACGTGCGCTTCGTGCGCGCCACCGGCACGGCGGATCGCTCGGCCACGGGGCTGTTCCCGTGCCTGGATGCGGATTTTTTGCGCGCCCAGGGCGTGGCCGAAACGGCCCTGCAAAACCGAAGCGATGCGGACCCGACCTGCGTGGCCTTCGACCAAGGCCTGGCCGGAGTGGTCTACGACTACGACTTCAACCGCCAGTTGCTGTCGATCGACATTCCCCAGGCGTACCTGGGCAGTATTGCGTTTGAGGTGCGCCGTCGGCAGTGGAGCACCGGTGAGAACGTGGCGTTCACCAACTACAGCTTCAGCGGCAGCACAACAGAGTCCGACAGCGGCCGTCGCCAGAACCAGTTCGGTAGCCTTCGCAGTGGCATCAATGCCGGGGCCTGGCGCCTGCGCAATTTCTCGACCTGGCAGAAAGGCACGGGCGACACCGGGCGCTGGGAGTCGATGGAAACCTATGCCCAACGGGACATGGGCAACATGATGGCGATTGCTACCCTGGGCGACGCTACCACTGAGGGCGACCTGTTCGACGCGATTCCCTATCGCGGCGTGGGCATCGCTTCGGACCTGGACATGCTGCCCGACCAGTCCCGTGAATTCGCACCGGTGGTGCGCGGCATCGCCAATGGCCGCTCGCGGGTGATCATCCGCCAGCGTGGCTACGTGATCCATGAGCAATGGGTGCCATCGGGGCCGTTTGCCTTGACGGATCTGTATCCCACCGCCAGCAATGGTGACATCGAGGTCACCGTGGAAGGCCCGGACGGCCAGCGCCAGGTCTACACCCAGTCGTTCTCGTCGGTGCCCTACATGCTGCGCGAGGGGCAGCAAAGCTATTCGTTGTTCGCCGGCCAGTACCGCCCGGCGCAGTCGGCCTTTGCACAAGAAACCCCGGCCTTCCTCCAGGCCTCCCTGCGCCGAGGTTTGAGTGGCAGTACCACGCTATTCGGCGCCAGCCTGCTCAGCGACCAATACAACGCCGGCCTGCTGGGTTTCGCCCACGACTTCGCCGGCTTCGGCGCGATTTCAGTGGATGTGACCCACGCCCGCAGCGACGCCATGGGCCATGAAAAAACCAGCGCCAGCGGCCAGTCGTTCCGCTTTCGCTATTCAAAATCCCTGGCGGCCACCGACACCAATTTCAGCCTGATCGGCTACCGCTATTCCACTGGCAGCTACTACTCGTTCAACGAAGCGCTCAACAGCCGCAATGCCGGGCAAACCCTGGACACCTACCGCCGCGGCCATATGAAAAGCAACTTCACCGCCAACGTGTCCCAGCAACTGGGCGGCTACGGCGGGGTGTACGCCAACGTGTCGAAAACCGCGTATTGGGACAGGGGCCATGCCGACACCTCGATCCAATTGGGTTATAGCGTGAGCGCCGGGAGTGTTTCCTACTCCCTCGGGTTGGGCCTGAACAAAGGTGCTGACAGCAACGATCGCAGCCTGTCCCTGAGTGTCAGCATGCCCCTGGGCAGCCCGCGCAACCAACGTGTCACCGCGAGCATGAACCAGAGCGCGCGCGGCGCGGCGTCACGCACCGCGACCCTCAGTGGTAACGCTTTTGACGATGACACCCTGGCTTACAGCGCGGGCGTGGCGCAGCAAGTCAACGGCGCCCAACGCCAGACGGGCGGCACGTTCGCCGCCCAGTACGACGCGCCGAGTGCGATTGTGCGCGGCGCTTACAACGAGTCCACCGGCAACCGCCAATTGGACCTGGGCGTAGAAGGCTCAGTGGTGGCGTACGGCAGCAACCTGATGTTCAGCCAGCCGCTGGGCGAAACCAACGTGATCGTGGCCACGCCAGGAGCCGCCGATGTGGCGATCACCAACAAGCGTGGGGTGCGCACCAACGCCAATGGCTACACGGTGGTGCCGTCCGCCCTGCCCTATCGTAAGAACCGCGTGTCCCTGGACACCCAGTCGATGTCCGCTGACATCGACATCGCCGAGCCGGTGCAGGAAGTCACGCCCAATCGCGGCGCCTTTGTGCTGGCGGACTTCGACACTCGGCGCGGCAAACGCATTCTGTTCCGCATCAGCGACACCCAGGGCGAAGCCGCGCCCTTTGCCGCCCGCGCCGAGCTCTTTGCGATAGACGGGCGTTCGCTGGGCAACACCCTGGTGGCGGACAAAGGTCGCCTGTTCCTGACCGGCGTGCCGCCAGAGGCGCGACTGATGATCAGCGTGGACGGGCAACCGTGGTGCAGCCGCGACTTGAAACTGAACGACGACGGGCCCGCCGAGGGCGGGATTACGCAGATCAACCTTCAATGTGAGCGCGCGGCCGGTGGGTCGGGCGCCAAGGATTCGTGA
- a CDS encoding fimbrial biogenesis chaperone, protein MRLNLCFLLALLPLWHSAAANAAVTVGATRLIYDGASSEANLTVSNREDTSPYLVQSWVSRFGTGNDESVDSFIVTPPLFRLDANKENILRVIFTGGADVPQDRESLFLMNVKAIPAMSDDQKGKNVLQIALKTTIKLFYRPAGVKGSLKDAVAQVGWTSTAGALQFNNASKLHVVVSELTLNGLPITQAPDVLRPGEQRELPIQAKAGDDVSLSYIDDYGSIVTAPLIRIH, encoded by the coding sequence ATGCGTTTGAACCTGTGTTTTTTGCTCGCCCTGTTGCCGCTCTGGCACAGCGCGGCAGCCAATGCCGCCGTCACGGTCGGCGCCACGCGGCTGATCTACGACGGGGCTTCCAGTGAAGCCAACCTCACCGTCAGCAATCGCGAAGACACCTCGCCCTACCTGGTGCAATCCTGGGTCAGCCGCTTTGGCACGGGCAATGACGAAAGTGTCGACAGCTTTATCGTCACCCCGCCGCTGTTCCGACTCGATGCGAACAAGGAAAACATCCTGCGCGTCATCTTTACCGGGGGCGCCGATGTACCCCAGGACCGCGAAAGCCTGTTCCTGATGAACGTCAAGGCGATTCCGGCCATGAGCGACGACCAGAAAGGCAAGAACGTGCTGCAGATTGCTCTCAAGACCACCATCAAGCTGTTCTACCGTCCCGCAGGCGTCAAAGGCTCGCTCAAGGACGCAGTGGCACAGGTGGGCTGGACGTCAACCGCGGGGGCATTGCAATTTAATAACGCCTCCAAGCTGCACGTCGTGGTCAGCGAACTCACACTCAACGGCCTGCCGATCACCCAGGCGCCGGATGTGCTACGCCCTGGGGAACAGCGCGAACTACCGATCCAGGCCAAGGCGGGCGATGACGTGTCGCTCAGCTACATCGACGACTACGGCAGCATCGTGACCGCCCCCCTTATCCGCATTCATTGA
- a CDS encoding fimbrial protein: MLNKLSQLTLACGACWLLAGTAQAADGQIEFTGSVTDNACTITTGDVNKSVTLDAVRIADFAPTVGSTAKPKAFSISLDNCSTATRKNAAITFSGQQDATDSTLLGLTGENQVRGIAIQIADSRTGKKLPLNTATADYDLRTQSNTFDFTAAYVRTVADTTTGEGDDAVTTSGIGTGQVHALASFDVTYK, translated from the coding sequence ATGCTGAACAAACTGAGCCAACTCACCCTTGCCTGCGGCGCTTGCTGGCTGCTGGCTGGCACTGCACAGGCTGCGGACGGGCAGATCGAATTCACCGGTTCGGTCACCGACAACGCGTGCACCATCACCACCGGCGACGTGAATAAATCCGTGACCCTGGACGCGGTACGTATTGCCGACTTCGCACCCACCGTGGGTTCCACCGCCAAGCCCAAAGCGTTCTCCATCAGCCTGGACAACTGCAGCACCGCGACCCGCAAGAACGCCGCCATTACCTTCAGTGGTCAGCAGGACGCCACCGATTCGACCCTGCTCGGTCTGACCGGGGAAAATCAAGTGCGCGGCATCGCGATTCAGATCGCCGACTCGCGTACCGGCAAAAAGCTGCCACTGAACACGGCGACCGCCGATTACGACCTGCGTACGCAGTCCAACACCTTCGACTTCACCGCCGCCTACGTGCGTACCGTCGCCGACACGACTACCGGCGAAGGCGACGATGCCGTGACCACGTCCGGTATCGGCACCGGTCAGGTGCACGCGCTGGCCAGCTTCGACGTTACCTACAAGTAA
- the mqo gene encoding malate dehydrogenase (quinone), translated as MFKKVNTALLGLALSLGITSVQAEEAKKVDVLLIGGGIMSATLGVWLNELEPGWSMEMVERLDGVAEESSNGWNNAGTGHSALAELNYTPEDKNGNVEIPKAVEINEAFQISRQFWSWQVQQGVLKNPRSFINSTPHMSFVWGDDNIKFLKKRYEALQASPLFAGMQYSEDPAQIAKWVPLMMEGRDPNQKIAATWTPIGTDVNFGEITRQFVAHLQTTPKFDLKLSSEVQDITKNADGSWRVSYKNLKDGTKTETDAKFVFIGAGGGALHLLQKSGIPEAKEYAGFPVGGSFLVTDNPTIAEQHLAKAYGKASVGAPPMSVPHLDTRVLDGKRVILFGPFATFSTKFLKEGSYLDLLTSTTTHNIWPMTKVGIREYPLVEYLAGQLMLSDDDRFKALQEYFPNAKQSDWRLWQAGQRVQIIKRDEEQGGVLKLGTEVVSSADNTIAGLLGASPGASTAAPIMLTVLQKVFKDKVATPEWQSKLHQIVPSYGTKLNDSPEAVAKEWAYTAGILQLTPPPAIPQVTAPKATEAAKPAAEPSKPASDLAL; from the coding sequence ATGTTTAAAAAAGTAAACACTGCCCTGCTGGGGCTGGCTTTGTCGCTGGGGATCACGTCCGTTCAAGCGGAAGAGGCAAAGAAAGTCGATGTGCTGCTGATCGGCGGCGGCATCATGAGTGCGACCCTGGGTGTATGGCTCAATGAGCTGGAGCCGGGCTGGTCGATGGAAATGGTCGAGCGCCTCGATGGCGTGGCCGAAGAAAGCTCCAACGGCTGGAACAACGCCGGTACCGGTCACTCGGCCCTGGCTGAGCTGAACTACACCCCGGAAGACAAGAACGGCAACGTTGAGATCCCGAAAGCGGTCGAGATCAACGAAGCGTTCCAGATCTCCCGTCAGTTCTGGTCCTGGCAGGTCCAGCAGGGCGTGCTGAAGAACCCGCGTTCGTTCATCAACTCCACGCCGCACATGAGCTTCGTGTGGGGCGATGACAACATCAAGTTCCTGAAAAAACGCTACGAAGCGCTGCAAGCGAGCCCGCTGTTCGCCGGCATGCAGTACTCCGAAGACCCGGCGCAGATCGCCAAGTGGGTTCCGCTGATGATGGAAGGGCGTGACCCGAACCAGAAAATCGCGGCCACCTGGACCCCGATCGGCACCGACGTGAACTTCGGCGAGATCACCCGCCAGTTCGTCGCTCACCTGCAAACCACGCCTAAGTTCGACCTGAAACTGTCGAGCGAAGTGCAGGACATCACCAAGAACGCCGACGGTTCGTGGCGCGTGAGCTACAAAAACCTGAAAGACGGCACCAAGACTGAAACCGACGCCAAGTTCGTGTTCATCGGTGCCGGCGGCGGTGCACTGCACCTGCTGCAAAAGTCGGGCATTCCTGAAGCCAAGGAATACGCTGGCTTCCCGGTTGGCGGCTCGTTCCTGGTGACCGATAACCCAACCATCGCCGAGCAGCACTTGGCCAAGGCCTACGGTAAAGCTTCGGTTGGCGCGCCACCGATGTCGGTTCCGCACCTGGACACCCGTGTGCTGGATGGCAAGCGCGTAATCCTGTTTGGCCCATTCGCCACCTTCTCGACCAAGTTCCTGAAAGAAGGCTCGTACCTGGACCTGCTGACCAGCACCACCACCCACAACATCTGGCCAATGACCAAAGTCGGTATTCGTGAATACCCACTGGTCGAGTACCTCGCCGGCCAACTGATGCTGTCGGATGACGACCGCTTCAAGGCGCTGCAAGAGTACTTCCCGAACGCCAAGCAATCCGACTGGCGCCTGTGGCAAGCCGGTCAGCGCGTGCAGATCATCAAGCGTGACGAAGAGCAGGGCGGCGTCCTGAAACTCGGTACCGAAGTGGTCAGCTCCGCCGACAACACGATTGCAGGCCTGTTGGGTGCATCGCCAGGCGCGTCCACTGCGGCTCCGATTATGCTGACCGTGCTGCAGAAAGTGTTCAAGGACAAGGTGGCGACCCCTGAGTGGCAGTCCAAGCTGCACCAGATCGTACCGAGCTACGGCACCAAGCTGAACGACAGCCCTGAAGCTGTTGCCAAGGAATGGGCCTACACCGCCGGTATCCTGCAACTGACGCCACCACCTGCGATCCCGCAAGTGACTGCGCCAAAGGCTACCGAGGCGGCCAAGCCTGCGGCTGAGCCGAGCAAGCCGGCCTCTGACCTGGCGCTGTAA
- a CDS encoding LysR family transcriptional regulator → MAKQLNIDLLRTFHAVARFGRFNEAAEHVHRSASTVTTQIQKLEDQVGQRLFSRSNQGVELTLYGKKLLGETTEFLKSHDRLLISLMPQRMEGKIRLGVPDTYAPAFIQEFLPRLIADNPLLELEIEARTSGELLNLFMADQLDLAITVSAQPLAQGERLGPVQPLWVASERFNCPPHAPLPITVPIAGCPYRAAALRALQDYGLYHRLLLESPNSSAVEACVRSGVAVGLMEESRMGEGLVHMTELPPLPAQHLYLLCDSGNALALHLNEQIRHFRV, encoded by the coding sequence ATGGCCAAACAACTGAATATCGACCTGCTGCGCACCTTCCACGCGGTGGCGCGTTTCGGGCGCTTCAACGAAGCGGCCGAGCATGTGCATCGCAGCGCCTCCACCGTGACGACACAGATACAGAAGCTGGAAGATCAGGTCGGCCAGCGCCTGTTCAGCCGCAGCAACCAAGGCGTGGAGTTGACGCTTTACGGCAAGAAACTGCTGGGTGAAACCACCGAGTTTCTCAAGAGCCATGACCGCCTGCTGATCTCGCTGATGCCACAGCGTATGGAGGGCAAGATCCGCCTGGGCGTTCCGGACACCTATGCGCCGGCGTTCATACAGGAGTTTCTGCCTCGACTGATCGCTGACAATCCGCTGCTGGAATTGGAAATCGAAGCGCGCACCAGTGGCGAATTGCTGAACCTGTTCATGGCCGACCAACTGGACCTGGCGATCACCGTCAGCGCCCAGCCGCTGGCACAGGGCGAACGCTTGGGGCCCGTGCAGCCGCTGTGGGTCGCGAGCGAGCGCTTCAATTGCCCACCCCATGCGCCGCTGCCCATCACCGTACCTATCGCGGGTTGCCCGTATCGCGCAGCCGCGTTGCGAGCATTACAGGATTACGGGCTTTACCACCGCTTGCTGCTGGAAAGCCCCAACTCATCCGCGGTTGAAGCCTGTGTTCGCAGTGGCGTTGCGGTGGGCCTGATGGAAGAGAGCCGCATGGGCGAAGGGCTTGTGCACATGACAGAACTGCCACCGCTGCCTGCACAACACCTGTACTTGTTGTGCGATTCCGGCAACGCGCTAGCCTTGCACCTGAATGAGCAAATCAGGCACTTCAGGGTTTGA
- a CDS encoding DMT family transporter — MTRSTLKRLLLQVAFVLSWSSGYIGAKLGTQGGGAFNLLFWRFLLVSVCLGLFLNVRLLKVTWAQVRHYAVIGFLSQFLYLSCLYVAIQNGLSPGIAAIIAALQPLMTAALSTGSATERSGGWQWSGLMISFVGVSIVIAGQYGSGGKGVGLVMYLLPLAAALGLTLATLYERRTKQRQDAGLVLPLFIQSLLTLIGFTGAVLYTDTLSIPHDPDVLISIVWLTLFSTFVAYLSLWMLLRVMTATQVAALVYLEPPVTLVWAALMFGDVIQASTYAGIAVVVGGLLLIRLKRPTVACAS, encoded by the coding sequence ATGACGCGATCAACCTTAAAGCGGCTGCTGTTGCAGGTGGCATTTGTACTCTCATGGAGCTCTGGCTACATCGGCGCCAAACTGGGTACGCAAGGCGGCGGCGCCTTTAATCTGCTGTTCTGGCGCTTCCTGCTGGTCTCGGTGTGCCTGGGGCTGTTCCTGAATGTCAGGTTGCTGAAGGTTACTTGGGCGCAGGTTCGCCATTACGCCGTCATCGGATTTCTCTCGCAGTTCCTGTACCTGAGCTGCCTCTATGTGGCGATCCAGAATGGTTTGTCTCCCGGCATAGCTGCGATCATCGCGGCGCTGCAGCCCTTGATGACGGCAGCGCTATCGACCGGCAGCGCGACTGAACGCAGTGGTGGCTGGCAGTGGAGCGGGCTGATGATCAGCTTCGTGGGCGTTTCCATCGTGATCGCCGGGCAGTACGGCAGTGGCGGGAAGGGTGTCGGCCTGGTTATGTACCTGTTGCCACTGGCCGCAGCGCTGGGGCTGACGCTGGCGACCCTCTATGAGCGCCGCACTAAGCAGCGCCAGGACGCAGGCTTGGTGCTGCCGTTGTTCATCCAATCGCTGCTGACCTTGATCGGCTTTACCGGCGCGGTGCTCTACACCGACACGCTGAGTATTCCCCACGACCCTGACGTATTGATCTCAATTGTCTGGCTCACCTTGTTCTCGACCTTCGTCGCCTATTTGAGCCTGTGGATGTTGCTGCGCGTGATGACCGCGACCCAGGTGGCGGCGCTGGTCTACCTCGAACCACCGGTCACCCTGGTATGGGCGGCGTTGATGTTTGGCGATGTGATCCAGGCCTCGACCTACGCCGGCATCGCCGTGGTCGTCGGCGGGCTGCTGTTGATACGCCTGAAGCGACCGACCGTCGCGTGCGCCTCTTGA
- a CDS encoding YXWGXW repeat-containing protein produces the protein MLLRYAALAAMVVAASGCVQERVVHERRPVQREYVEVVAPQPPPVQVIEVEPPVRYGYIWSRGYWRWEGGRYVAVHGHWEPVREGYRYVHPHWVQRNDGYHWQGGGWVR, from the coding sequence ATGTTGCTACGTTATGCGGCATTGGCGGCCATGGTGGTCGCGGCATCCGGGTGTGTGCAAGAACGCGTTGTGCATGAGCGCAGGCCGGTGCAACGTGAGTATGTCGAAGTCGTCGCCCCGCAGCCGCCGCCGGTGCAGGTGATCGAAGTCGAGCCGCCGGTGCGCTATGGCTATATTTGGTCACGCGGTTACTGGCGTTGGGAAGGTGGGCGCTATGTCGCGGTGCACGGCCACTGGGAGCCGGTGCGGGAGGGGTACCGCTACGTGCATCCGCATTGGGTGCAGCGTAATGATGGGTACCACTGGCAGGGTGGTGGCTGGGTTCGCTGA
- a CDS encoding RidA family protein, translating to MTDRHLIIPPSMHPIVERAGYVPGVKVGKTLYCAGQVGRTAALAVIEDPEAQFVAAWENLREVLEEGDCTFDDVVDMTTYHVDMSQHMAVFREVKNRLFPRGHCAWTTIGVSELAHPGLLVEIKCVAVQR from the coding sequence ATGACCGACCGCCACCTCATCATTCCCCCTTCCATGCACCCCATCGTCGAGCGCGCCGGCTACGTGCCCGGGGTAAAGGTCGGCAAGACGTTGTACTGCGCAGGCCAGGTCGGGCGGACGGCTGCATTGGCGGTGATCGAGGACCCCGAGGCGCAATTCGTCGCGGCCTGGGAAAATCTGCGGGAGGTTCTGGAGGAGGGCGACTGCACCTTCGACGACGTGGTGGACATGACCACCTATCACGTCGACATGAGCCAGCACATGGCGGTATTTCGCGAGGTGAAAAACCGCTTGTTCCCACGCGGGCATTGCGCCTGGACCACGATCGGGGTGTCCGAACTGGCGCACCCCGGTCTACTGGTGGAAATCAAATGCGTGGCGGTACAGCGCTAA